From Theileria orientalis strain Shintoku DNA, chromosome 4, complete genome, the proteins below share one genomic window:
- a CDS encoding Ran-binding protein, with amino-acid sequence MADLKQLEMLCQALYGGQQAHQNEAHKVLMPLLRDVQKIPVLYEILANSTNLQSLLFASSGLVTLFTNHWSQITEQSKKEMREFLLNYLYNRGPEMLKVAPEVLRQFIHLYSRIVKLGWLEEINNQQLINHVSQFLSASTQHWIIGLNIYTDLTQEMQPQMGKFIAKYRRGALNFKETVLQDIFTVTIQTLEQFNKGTMVVNDLKEESQLLYQILQLCYNCLSFDFMATMPDDTSEEQATVMIPQGWDMLRTDEVPKLLFQLYHKSLGKATMNTPTNASYYGMEGKFMSCCTLCLRCLVVLAAIRKSFFNNENEALGHINCFMLGSLDIIRNKMGLSNDDCYHELCRLLGKINAANQLSQLLQSNVFPIWSEQLYNFTLEALANWTHMTNSKHYLLGVWAHMIVPLGYMKGKAPTVLENNILQITLEFLNTRLKMAHLLVTNPGELDFENPLDDDVLRNEQSDLFSRLCRNQYRVVLNHVMELFTNLNSNLANEDVLVVQEKLSWLVLFSGAMLNGSSSLRLVGDEKTTAGCIQTLNIELVGRVFQNIANSDKMAENVHLELSYLCFLGHFRKFYISEHTKGTISGDNKERFAQLPNLPPGVDGSQYLLNRMIEKVFYNLQNRTSDERVVKKTLQFFSDLSSGIDIVHYADRSPHLIVSARLILQCETLRFALLNHHDTSFKFLFNPAYGRYRTIYYAILTKLLLLEIADEQDANEKFNIYMQYHNNLIDQANSLFNANASAGSPTAMVSNAEFKGVIVGFMRDLRGICKSCVSVESYQLFFNWIINTPKQINNCRFNILKRVCELCYNDYQVMLPLIKFLAELLDNKGRRITFDKTSANGLLLFKESSYIVIYYGLKLLDQLNALKSGSPSSLGYALGGGVNNETEIYKKYYKSISYCLLVLVHTLGGDYISFGVFDIYGDNTLDQVLSLSFQLILAIPLDDLQSYPKSMHPVYSFLDLATKLFIDNMLAMESASVSRLLNIGIEGLCSYDSSISLSSASLLDNFVTHVYNNKAKEQALKFLAQENAILVKCMVLMFNLLTRGDSNSAWSISRPLLGLILLNKSEFQNIPHSYMANLSQQKGEKLLKCFNNLMLGIEDVLTPENKDLFTKNVYLFSQEVKLSFV; translated from the exons ATGGCAGACCTGAAGCAGCTGGAGATGCTCTGCCAGGCTCTCTACGGAGGCCAACAAGCACACCAGAACGAAGCTCATAAAGTACTGATGCCATTGCTCAGAGATGTGCAAAAAATACCAGTGTTATACGAAATACTCGCAAATAGCACAAATCTACAGTCCCTGTTGTTTGCTTCCTCAGGCCTAGTAACGTTGTTCACGAACCACTGGTCCCAAATCACGGAACAGTCGAAAAAGGAGATGAGAGAATTCCTACTCAACTACCTGTACAACAGAGGCCCTGAGATGCTGAAAGTAGCGCCAGAAGTGTTAAGACAATTTATCCACTTGTATTCCAGAATCGTAAAACTGGGATGGCTGgaagaaataaacaacCAGCAGCTGATCAACCACGTATCACAGTTTTTATCAGCCTCTACACAACACTGGATAATCGGACTAAACATATACACGGACCTGACGCAGGAGATGCAGCCTCAGATGGGAAAGTTTATAGCCAAGTACAGGAGAGGAGCGCTCAATTTCAAGGAGACAGTACTGCAAGACATATTCACA GTGACAATACAGACGCTGGAACAGTTCAACAAGGGCACGATGGTGGTAAACGATCTCAAGGAGGAGAGTCAGCTGCTGTACCAGATACTGCAGCTGTGCTACAACTGCCTGAGCTTCGACTTCATGGCGACGATGCCGGACGACACTTCGGAGGAGCAGGCGACAGTGATGATTCCGCAGGGCTGGGACATGCTGAGAACAGACGAAGTCCCGAAGCTGCTCTTCCAGCTGTACCACAAGTCGCTGGGAAAGGCGACGATGAACACGCCGACGAACGCGTCATACTACGGAATGGAGGGGAAGTTCATGAGCTGCTGCACACTGTGTCTGAGGTGCCTGGTGGTGCTGGCGGCAATAAGGAAGTCGTTCTTCAACAACGAAAACGAAGCGCTGGGACACATCAACTGCTTCATGCTGGGCAGTCTGGACATCataagaaataaaatgggCCTGTCGAACGACGACTGCTACCACGAGCTGTGCAGACTCCTGGGAAAAATCAACGCGGCGAACCAGCTGtcgcagctgctgcagagCAACGTCTTCCCGATATGGTCAGAACAGCTTTACAACTTCACGCTCGAGGCGCTGGCAAACTGGACGCACATGACGAACAGCAAGCACTACCTGCTGGGAGTGTGGGCGCACATGATAGTGCCGCTGGGGTACATGAAGGGGAAGGCGCCGACGGTGCTGGAGAACAACATCCTGCAGATCACGCTCGAGTTCCTGAACACGAGGCTGAAGATGGCGCACCTGCTGGTGACGA ACCCGGGAGAGCTGGACTTCGAGAACCCGCTCGACGATGACGTGCTGAGGAACGAGCAGAGCGACCTGTTCAGCAGGCTCTGCAGAAACCAGTACAGAGTGGTGCTGAACCACGTGATGGAGCTCTTCACGAACCTGAACAGCAACCTGGCGAACGAGGACGTGCTGGTGGTGCAGGAGAAGCTGTCGTGGCTGGTGCTCTTCAGCGGCGCAATGCTAAACGGAAGCAGCTCCCTGCGCCTGGTGGGCGACGAAAAGACCACGGCCGGCTGCATACAGACGCTGAACATAGAGCTCGTGGGCAGGGTGTTCCAAAACATCGCAAACTCGGATAAAATGGCGGAAAACGTGCACCTAGAGCTTAGTTACCTGTGTTTCCTGGGGCACTTCAGGAAGTTTTACATAAGTGAACACACCAAGGGCACAATTTCAGGCGACAACAAGGAGAGGTTTGCTCAGTTGCCGAATTTGCCGCCGG GTGTTGACGGATCGCAATACCTGCTGAATCGAATGATTGAAAAGGTATTTTACAACTTGCAAAACAGAACGAGCGACGAAAGAGTGGTGAAGAAGACGCTGCAGTTCTTCTCAGACCTGTCCTCGGGAATCGACATCGTGCATTACGCGGACAGGTCGCCGCACCTGATAGTGTCGGCGAGGCTGATACTGCAGTGCGAAACGCTGAGGTTCGCACTGCTGAACCACCACGACACGTCCTTCAAGTTCCTGTTTAACCCAGCATACGGAAGGTACAGGACGATCTACTACGCAATCCtgacgaagctgctgctgctggagatAGCGGACGAGCAGGACGCGAACGAAAAgtttaacatatatatgcaGTACCACAATAACCTGATCGACCAGGCGAACAGCCTCTTCAACGCGAACGCGTCAGCAGGCTCGCCGACGGCAATGGTGTCGAACGCAGAGTTCAAGGGCGTCATCGTGGGATTCATGAGAGACCTGCGAGGAATATGCAAGAGCTGCGTCTCAGTGGAGTCGTACCAGCTCTTCTTCAACTGGATCATCAACACGCCGAAGCAGATCAACAACTGCAGGTTCAACATCCTGAAGAGAGTGTGCGAGCTGTGCTACAACGACTACCAAGTGATGCTGCCGCTCATCAAGTTCCTGgcggagctgctggacaacaAGGGAAGGAGAATCACGTTCGACAAGACGTCGGCGAACGGGCTTCTGCTCTTCAAGGAGTCCTCGTACATCGTCATCTACTACGgactgaagctgctggaccaGCTTAACGCGCTGAAGAGCGGAAGCCCGAGCAGTCTGGGCTACGCGCTGGGAGGCGGCGTGAACAACGAGACGGAGATATACAAGAAGTACTACAAGAGCATCAGCTACTGCCTCCTGGTGCTGGTGCACACGCTCGGCGGCGACTACATCAGCTTCGGAGTCTTCGACATCTACGGAGACAACACGCTCGACCAGGTGCTGAGCCTGTCATTCCAGCTGATCCTGGCGATACCGCTCGACGACCTGCAGTCGTACCCGAAGTCGATGCACCCGGTCTACTCATTCCTGGACCTGGCGACGAAGCTCTTCATCGACAACATGCTCGCGATGGAGAGCGCGAGCGTGAGCAGGCTGCTGAACATCGGGATCGAGGGGCTCTGCAGCTACGACTCGAGCATCAGCCTGAGCAGCGCCTCGCTGCTCGACAACTTCGTGACGCACgtctacaacaacaaggcCAAGGAGCAGGCGCTGAAGTTCCTCGCGCAGGAGAACGCGATCCTCGTGAAGTGCATGGTCCTCATGTTCAACCTGCTCACGCGCGGCGACTCGAACTCGGCGTGGTCGATCTCGAGGCCGCTCCTGGGGCTCATCCTGCTCAACAAGAGCGAGTTCCAGAACATTCCGCACAGCTACATGGCGAACCTGTCGCAGCAGAAGGGCGAGAAGCTGCTCAAGTGCTTCAACAACCTCATGCTCGGCATCGAGGACGTGCTCACGCCCGAGAACAAGGACCTCTTCACGAAGAACGTGTACCTCTTCTCGCAGGAGGTGAAGCTGTCGTTCGTGTAG
- a CDS encoding DEAD-box family helicase, producing the protein MDNYYGNVSDFWTSDEEALEDESESDKNESTGGLKHLNTKNKLKNNYASGNLESALESLDWIPSVSLPLNGRSLFDIFSKDFGNLSNVELDNIKDELYASIYYSNDTEKGEPEAYTQGPVADEADSDYSQEKTENNNTIPNNDPYQLIIPKPGENKNYIRKKWSIVDDKEPPELNNLIIEYPFVLDDFQKKAINHLINGKHVFVSAHTSAGKTVVAEYAIAMALSRGEKAIYTSPIKALSNQKYREFKDKFGPENVGIVTGDVLCNPTASCLIVTTEILRNLLYRGDSVIEQICVVIFDEIHYINDLSRGVVWEEVIIMLPKEVQLVMLSATVPNYVEFAEWIGSIMQKEVVIILTNFRSVPLKHYLYAHDRFFLLVGSGGFNKEAYHIMHKYVSTLKVAEKKATFKGEVQKLQKLLKTLETEDKLPVVLFCFNRQKCEQYAKDMPNLNLAYTKTQRSKIHLFLKESLEGLTEEDRNLPQLRKMIKLLARGIGVHHSGLLPIIKEMVEILFSRGLIKVLFATETFAMGVNMPARSVVFTSIYKHDGIKYRYLTSSEYTQMAGRAGRRGLDTFGNVYIFCSDEAPDVQDLTNMIIERSTRLESRFRITYNMLLQIQSRDHMNITEMMLKSFREREKMMKIPLLKKRINKKKHELENLPPINCIYGEPTIEGYYKALKYSKSLSSELHQHLWNHRDSKQIFKYGRVLMLHSTNITQTLSYSFIKEIVDQKNHTFKVVTIITEYLSDANDPNINSVHHNNECIFYYVHQVGLSSVSFIFENVLLDTDLNRNVVEMNKLIESNKLTLMSFSKKFKQISMQFYETLLKQRDLYHAFSRNPCTKCLLREQHFKTQENVDNYELEIEDINKQLKDESLYFYDDMINKLEVLKQLEFLDERGRPTLKGRIATFITTSDELTLTEALAQNILADLTPPECAAILSAFIYNDKAPEKEAPSPTLALQQAKSQVINIHKKIDVVQRALGVRVSQEYHNSLCNFTLSYLVYQWASGVPFNEIMELTDLQDGHIVRVILRLDELCRKMAQTAGVFGDATLAEKIEEVCRAIRRDIVFKQSLYLR; encoded by the exons ATGGATAATTATTACGGAAATGTCTCTGATTTCTGGACGTCGGATGAGGAAGCGCTGGAAGATGAATCAGAATCAGATAAAAACGAAAGCACCGGAGGCCTAAAGCATCtgaatacaaaaaataaattaaaaaacaactatGCTTCTGGCAATTTAGAATCAGCTCTCGAAAGTTTGGACTGGATTCCATCAGTATCTCTGCCACTAAACGGGCGCTCATTGTTTGATATTTTCAGCAAGGATTTTGGAAATTTGAGCAACGTGGAACTGGATAACATAAAGGATGAGTTATATGCCTCGATATACTACTCTAATGACACTGAGAAGGGGGAGCCTGAGGCCTACACACAAGGCCCTGTAGCCGATGAAGCAGATTCCGATTATTCCCAGGAAAAGACGGAAAACAATAACACAATACCAAATaatgat CCGTACCAACTGATAATCCCGAAGCCTGGTGAAAACAAGAACTACataaggaaaaaatggtCAATCGTGGACGACAAGGAGCCGCCAGAGCTGAATAATTTGATCATAGAGTACCCGTTCGTGTTGGACGACTTCCAGAAGAAGGCAATCAACCACCTGATCAACGGAAAGCACGTCTTCGTCTCAGCACACACCTCGGCGGGGAAGACGGTGGTGGCGGAGTACGCAATAGCGATGGCGCTGAGCAGAGGAGAGAAGGCAATATACACGAGCCCAATCAAGGCGCTCTCGAACCAGAAGTACAGAGAGTTCAAGGACAAGTTCGGCCCGGAGAACGTGGGAATCGTGACGGGCGACGTCCTGTGCAATCCGACGGCCTCGTGCCTGATCGTGACCACGGAAATACTGAGGAACCTGCTGTACAGAGGCGACAGCGTAATTGAGCAGATATGCGTGGTGATCTTCGACGAAATACACTACATCAACGACCTCTCGAGAGGGGTGGTCTGGGAGGAGGTGATCATCATGCTGCCGAAGGAGGTGCAGCTGGTGATGCTGAGCGCAACCGTGCCGAACTACGTGGAGTTCGCGGAGTGGATCGGGAGCATTATGCAGAAGGAGGTGGTCATCATACTGACGAACTTCAGGTCAGTGCCGCTGAAGCACTACCTCTACGCGCACGACCGCTTCTTCCTGCTGGTCGGCTCGGGAGGCTTCAACAAGGAGGCGTACCACATCATGCACAAGTACGTGTCGACGCTCAAAGTCGCAGAAAAGAAGGCGACCTTCAAGGGCGAGGTCCAGAAGCtgcagaagctgctgaagacgcTGGAGACCGAGGATAAGCTGCCGGTGGTCCTCTTCTGCTTCAACAGGCAGAAGTGTGAGCAGTACGCGAAGGACATGCCGAACCTTAACCTGGCGTACACGAAAACGCAGCGTTCTAAGATACACCTGTTCCTGAAG GAATCACTTGAGGGGCTCACGGAAGAGGACAGAAATTTGCCGCAGTTGAGAAAGATGATTAAACTGCTGGCAAGAGGAATAGGAGTGCACCACTCAGGATTGTTGCCAATAATAAAGGAAATG GTTGAGATTTTGTTCTCACGGGGGCTGATTAAGGTCCTGTTCGCAACTGAGACCTTCGCAATGGGAGTGAATATGCCTGCGCGCTCAGTGGTATTCACGTCGATTTATAAGCACGACGGAATTAAGTATCGCTATTTGACGTCGTCAGAGTACACACAG ATGGCAGGAAGGgctggaagaagaggacTGGATACATTCGGAAACGTATACATATTCTGCTCAGATGAGGCGCCGGATGTGCAGGACCTGACGAACATGATAATAGAGAGGTCGACGAGGCTTGAAAGCAGATTTAGAATAACCTACAACATGCTGCTGCAAATACAGTCGAGAGACCACATGAATATCACGGAGATGATGTTGAAGTCGTTTAGAGAGCGAgagaagatgatgaagatACCGCTGCTGAAAAAGAGAATTAACAAAAAGAAACAC GAGCTGGAAAACCTGCCGCCGATCAACTGCATATACGGAGAGCCAACGATAGAAGGGTACTACAAGGCGTTGAAATACTCGAAGAGCCTGTCGTCTGAGCTACACCAGCACCTGTGGAACCACAGGGACAGTAAGCAGATATTTAAGTACGGGAGGGTGCTGATGTTACACTCGACAAACATTACGCAAACGCTCTCGTACAGCTTCATCAAGGAGATCGTTGACCAGAAAAATCACACGTTCAAGGTGGtgacaataataacagAGTATCTGTCAG ACGCCAATGACCCGAACATCAACTCAGTTCATCATAACAACGAGTGCATATTCTACTATGTTCACCAAGTTGGCCTCTCGAGCGTGTCTTTCATATTTGAAAACGTGCTCCTGGACACAGATTTAAACAGAAATGTAGTTGAGATGAACAAGTTAATAGAGAGCAACAAACTCACGTTGATGTCGTTCAGTAAGAAGTTTAAGCAGATATCGATGCAGTTTTATGAGACTCTGCTGAAGCAGAGGGACCTGTACCACGCGTTCTCGCGCAACCCATGTACAAAGTGCCTGTTGCGAGAGCAGCACTTCAAGACCCAGGAAAACGTGGACAAT TACGAATTGGAAATAGAGGACATTAATAAGCAGTTGAAGGACGAGTCGCTGTACTTCTACGACGACATGATTAACAAGTTGGAGGTGCTTAAGCAGCTGGAGTTCCTGGATGAGCGCGGGAGGCCCACGCTGAAGGGAAGGATCGCGACCTTCATAACGACCAGCGACGAGCTGACGCTCACGGAGGCCCTGGCCCAGAACATACTGGCGGACCTGACGCCCCCGGAGTGCGCAGCCATCCTCTCGGCGTTCATCTACAACGACAAGGCGCCGGAGAAGGAGGCGCCGTCGCCGACGCTCGCGCTGCAGCAGGCTAAGAGCCAGGTCATCAACATCCACAAGAAGATCGACGTGGTCCAGAGGGCGCTGGGCGTGCGTGTGTCCCAGGAGTACCACAACTCGCTCTGCAACTTCACGCTCTCGTACCTGGTGTACCAGTGGGCCTCGGGCGTGCCCTTCAACGAGATCATGGAGCTGACTGACCTGCAGGACGGCCACATTGTGAGGGTGATTCTGCGCCTGGACGAGCTGTGCAGGAAGATGGCGCAGACCGCAGGCGTGTTCGGCGACGCCACTCTGGCCGAGAAGATCGAGGAGGTCTGCAGGGCAATAAGGCGCGACATCGTGTTCAAGCAATCGCTGTACCTGAGGTAG